In the genome of Plasmodium yoelii strain 17X genome assembly, chromosome: 14, one region contains:
- a CDS encoding pinin/SDK/MemA domain-containing protein, putative: MKKYLSEENKLKITIRKDYFERENIKTKILNNINRLTHLCLDEKKDLPKNESKKRGSRNENLENCPNFEIEKRPKLNEDETTVTRNKRLLQNFLFDHLKKAKDALEDEKTNKTIIMQQTQNKRVEAKLLEEKKKIEKNEIFDIEKKTNVLINDIKMIEKNIKKNEGKFMKMSLINHYDKMKNFISTNTSPTIFWSPLKFNEKMKTLQKATHEFINKKIEEIELANYEVEFEEEHWVKEFQNLTEIIKRKSLENGEGKNEESEKNDEKSEEKSEGKNEEKEDEEEDEKSEGKNDEENDEKNDEKNDEENDEEEDEKNDEENDEENDEEEDEKNDKKNDEEEDKKNDEEDEKNEEVN; this comes from the exons atgaaaaaatatttatcagaAGAAAATaagttaaaaataacaataaggAAAGATTATTTTGaaagagaaaatattaaaacgAAGATAttaaataacataaataGATTAACCCATTTATGCTTAG aCGAAAAAAAGGATCTACCAAAAAATGAGTCCAAAAAAAGAGGGTCCAGAAATGAAAACTTG gAAAATTGTCCAAACTTTGAAATAGAAAAGCGA CCTAAGCTAAATGAAGATGAAACAACTGTAACTCGAAATAAAAGATTGttacaaaattttttatttgatcatCTAAAAAAAGCAAAGGATGCTTTAGAAGATGAAAAAACTAATAAAACGATTATAATGCAACAGACTCAAAATAAAAGAGTAGAAGCAAAATTattagaagaaaaaaaaaaaatcgaaaaaaatgaaatatttgatatagaaaaaaaaacaaatgtacttattaatgatattaaaatgatagaaaaaaatataaaaaaaaatgaagggaaatttatgaaaatgtCATTAATTAATCATTatgataaaatgaaaaattttattagtaCTAATACATCTCCAACTATTTTTTGGTCCCCATTAAAATTCaatgaaaaaatgaagacATTACAAAAAGCTACAcatgaatttataaataaaaaaattgaggAAATAGAATTGGCCAATTATGAGGTGGAATTTGAGGAAGAACACTGGGTCAAGGAATTTCAAAACTTGAcggaaattataaaaagaaaatcgCTCGAAAATGGGGAGGGAAAAAATGAggaaagtgaaaaaaatgatgaaaaaagtGAGGAAAAAAGTGAGGGAAAAAATGAGGAAAAAGAAGATGAAgaagaagatgaaaaaagtgagggaaaaaatgatgaagaaaatgatgaaaaaaatgatgaaaaaaatgatgaagaaaatgatgaagaagaagatgaaaaaaatgatgaagaaaatgatgaagaaaatgatgaagaagaagatgaaaaaaatgataaaaaaaatgatgaagaagaagataaaaaaaatgatgaagaagatgaaaaaaatgaagaagtgAATTAA
- a CDS encoding lipoate-protein ligase a, translating into MPGIFCFVKRCYGSEKKRTINPLVLISNNQNIYFNLSLENFILTNYNELLKYLNVNTIEKYNQPVLFLWRNNKSIIIGKNQNIWSECDLDNIKKNNVLVARRFTGGGAVYHDLGNLCFTFLNNNINKNNNYNIILNTLKNHFNIDAKLHGRNDITVNDKKCSGSAFKNIKDVFLHHGTILIDIEKNVLNKYLTPNKIKYIKHGVSSVNARTVNLKEINNNITHENLCIALIKEFQKFYNISATSSDTISNSIDGKNDEIFDQVSDNLSINNVNQQNNTNLINNNDIISNNLNVHYIDTNQNIIKNPQFLKYYNLLKDWDWCYGKTPKFQNTFCKQFSFGRLEICFDVKNGLIKDGNVFSDSLDINLIDQLKLIFNNDIKYTKESIKDFLKNIKVENKESLEEITSWILEEL; encoded by the coding sequence atgccAGGTATATTCTGTTTTGTAAAGCGGTGTTATGGGTCAGAAAAAAAACGAACAATAAACCCTCTTGTTTTAATATCAAAcaatcaaaatatttattttaatttatcattaGAAAATTTTATTCTAACTAATTATAATGagcttttaaaatatttaaatgttaATACTATTGAAAAGTATAATCAAccagttttatttttatggaggaataataaatcaataataattggaaaaaatcaaaatatatggAGTGAATGTGATTTggataatattaaaaaaaataatgttttagTAGCTCGAAGATTTACAGGGGGAGGTGCAGTTTATCATGATTTAGGAAATTTATGTTTTacctttttaaataataatataaataaaaataataattataatataatattaaatacttTGAAAAATCATTTTAACATTGATGCAAAATTACATGGAAGAAATGACATAACagtaaatgataaaaaatgttcAGGATCtgcatttaaaaatattaaagacGTTTTTTTACATCATGGGACAATATTAAtagatatagaaaaaaatgttttaaataaatatttaacgcctaacaaaattaaatacataAAACATGGAGTATCAAGTGTAAATGCAAGGACTGttaatttaaaagaaataaataataatataacacATGAAAATTTGTGTATAGCTTTAATTAAAGAAtttcaaaaattttataacatATCTGCAACGAGTTCTGACACAATTTCTAATTCTATAGATggtaaaaatgatgaaatattTGACCAAGTTTCTGATAACTTATCCATAAATAATGTTAACCaacaaaataatactaaCTTAATTAATAACAACGATAttatatcaaataatttaaatgttCATTATATTGATACAAATcaaaatatcataaaaaatccacaatttttaaaatattataatttattaaaagattGGGATTGGTGTTATGGTAAAACACCGAAATTTCAAAATACATTTTGTAAACAATTCAGTTTTGGACGATTAGAAATATGTTTTGATGTAAAAAATGGTTTAATAAAAGATGGAAATGTTTTTTCAGATTCATTagatattaatttaatagaTCAACTTAaacttatttttaataatgatattaaatatacCAAAGAAAGTATAAAAGatttcttaaaaaatataaaagttgaaaataaagaatcaTTAGAAGAAATAACATCATGGATATTAGAAGAACTCTAA
- a CDS encoding MACRO domain-containing protein, putative has protein sequence MTIVKNTAKIFILNKRNFGSSYLNKKLKTIHDRALKSHVDYLRSLDILEGKNRSMIKEIYPNKKSEINDLFFERQNEQVDDEINLLDVDLGKNKYQHEMGNIILDQFGRIKIIHNDILEEEADCMLIPMVSNFIPLSGFGAYILQKGGRELVKDIFISIKSLIKKRIDILNENKEKYINRQSDINNEKYFKELIENSKKLQTGDLILTKSNNVSDKVKLLAFLIMPYFWQGNCYISAQKLRYAFSNSLKKLNELCISSVILPDISSGIYGYSPKNSSSILIEESIESLLQINSILPIYNINSISFIDKDLNTCKIFSETLEDVSRNYLPHKKVIPAPKYWNIANRRLLEIPSNVIYFCRKHNKISFKKYHGIIRRKYQNYYSNIRPFKWRASRVIEPNSFLLYKHSGEPSSYQYNPKPYYYKGISHTLYNINKKGLLNIRVGKGGKLQALKRVSNISLETKPRL, from the coding sequence ATGACGATAGTAAAAAATACGGCAAAGATATTTATCCTTAATAAACGAAACTTCGGAAGCTcgtatttaaataaaaaattaaaaacaatacaTGATAGGGCTTTAAAATCACATGTTGATTATTTGAGATCATTGGATATATTAGAAGGAAAAAATCGAAGTATGATAAAAGAAATTTatccaaataaaaaaagtgaaataaacgatttattttttgaaagaCAAAATGAACAAGTAgatgatgaaataaatttattagatGTCGATttaggaaaaaataaatatcaacATGAAATgggaaatataatattagatcAATTTGGaaggataaaaataattcataatGATATATTAGAAGAAGAAGCAGATTGTATGCTAATACCAATGGTTTCTAATTTTATCCCACTAAGTGGGTTTGGGgcatatatattacaaaaaGGAGGTAGAGAATTAGTAAaagatatttttatatcaataaaaagtttaataaaaaaaagaatagatatattaaatgaaaataaagaaaaatatattaatagacAATcagatattaataatgaaaaatattttaaagaattaattgaaaattcaaaaaaattacaaacaGGTGATTTGATATTAACAAAATCAAATAATGTTAGTGATAAAGTTAAATTATTAGCTTTTTTAATTATGCCATATTTTTGGCAAGGTAATTGTTATATATCTGCTCAAAAATTAAGATATGCCTTTTctaattcattaaaaaaattaaatgaattatgtatatCATCAGTTATATTACCAGATATATCATCAGGTATATATGGATATTCTCCAAAAAATTCGAGTAGTATACTTATTGAAGAATCTATTGAATCATTATTACAAATAAATAGTATATTAccaatttataatataaattctaTATCTTTTATTGATAAAGATTTGAATACTTGTAAAATATTTAGTGAAACACTTGAAGATGTATCAAGAAATTATTTACCACATAAAAAAGTAATCCCTGCTCCAAAATATTGGAATATAGCTAATAGAAGATTGTTAGAAATACCATCAAACGTTATCTATTTTTGTAgaaaacataataaaatatcttttaaaaaatatcatgGAATTATTAGAagaaaatatcaaaattattatagtAATATAAGACCATTCAAATGGCGAGCTTCAAGAGTTATTGAGCCAAAttcatttcttttatataaacATTCTGGAGAACCAAGTTCTTATCAATATAATCCTAAACCATATTACTACAAAGGTATATCACATACactttataatattaataaaaaagggTTATTAAATATTAGAGTTGGAAAAGGTGGAAAACTCCAAGCTCTCAAAAGGGTTTCAAACATATCATTAGAGACAAAACCAAGATTATAA
- a CDS encoding transmembrane emp24 domain-containing protein, putative, translating into MNFPKKLILSLLCIWGCFIHTVFSTHFTIRPLENDCFYFKVSKNNAIVGSYEIMEKYRSCSITIMSINDKKKDIVFKSENKQDSFNIKVDKSGAYSFCYDNKKNVELTMMFTIRVKENHDGDDIEIGTKDDVDKISGQAFDLYSQFLEVLDQQERMMEKADLYKQINDKINSQLVIWSEIEIILLIILTIIHIYYIKSFFEIKTIV; encoded by the exons atgaattttccaaaaaaattaatattatcattattatgcATTTGGGGCTGTTTTATTCACACAGTATTTAGTACTCATTTTACTATACGCCCTTTAGAAAATgattgtttttatttcaaaGTTTCGAAAAATAACGCTATTGTTGg ATCTTATGaaataatggaaaaataCAGAAGCTGCTCAATAACTATTATGAGTAtcaatgataaaaaaaaagacatcGTTTTTAAATCAGAAAACAAACAAGATAGTTTTAATATTAAG GTCGACAAATCCGGAGCATATTCCTTTTGTTatgataacaaaaaaaatgtagaacTTACAATGATGTTTACTATTCGAGTGAAGGAAAATCATGATGGAGATGATATAGAGATAGGTACAAAAGATGATGTTGACAAAATAAGTGGCCAAGCATTTGATTTGTATTCTCAA tttttggAAGTTTTGGATCAACAGGAGAGAATGATGGAAAAGGCAgatttatataaacaaattaatgataaaataaattcacAATTAGTAATATGGTCAGAAAtagaaataattttattaattatcttaacaataattcatatatattatattaaatcgttttttgaaataaaaacaattgtttaa
- a CDS encoding ankyrin-repeat protein, putative — protein MSSKIWKIIVKDDLAKFEKFLKEEDVNLNEYNKEGLTLLLYGIEKGSIECCNYLINDRNVNIFLKDKKTKENALMKCMVIGNDIINISKLLIEKNINVNEKNRDGKTSLHIACEHNYLKGIELLLKNKADINSTDSQNNTPLITSIKRSNEEAARLLIENNADINIKDKNLNSVLHICAKEHLCNVAQLILETKKVDIKNCLNKENNSPLHIAAKENLKNLCDLFLKYNFDETLKNNNNETYNDILKKHEENAAHKNEEKENVYKEKELRKRKNYEQEMLKTDVSNFLKLYNLESLASKFYKHNYIYVDQAFLQIQTIALKKMNISKDERKLFYEAIDKYYEQNEKEKNEKDLEYQRLLEEQKKTKILKYVAHVVLLIFIFLFIYSIVISVKRRGQIFF, from the coding sequence ATGAGTTCTAAGATATGGAAAATTATAGTGAAAGATGATTTGgctaaatttgaaaaatttttaaaagaagAAGATGTGAATTTAAACGAATATAACAAAGAAGGGTTGACTTTGCTATTATATGGCATTGAAAAGGGGAGCATTGAATGTTGTAactatttaataaatgatagaaatgtaaatatatttttaaaagataaaaagaCCAAAGAAAATGCATTGATGAAATGTATGGTTATTGGGAAcgatataattaatataagtaAGCtattaattgaaaaaaatattaatgtgAATGAAAAAAACAGAGATGGTAAAACTAGTTTGCATATAGCTTGCgaacataattatttaaaaggcATTGAattgttattaaaaaataaagctgATATAAATTCAACAGATAGCCAAAATAATACACCATTAATAACATCCATCAAAAGAAGCAATGAAGAGGCTGCTCGATTACTAATTGAAAATAATGCagatattaatataaagGACAAAAATTTGAATTCAGTTTTACATATTTGTGCTAAAGAACATTTATGTAATGTAGCTCAATTAATACtagaaacaaaaaaagtagatataaaaaattgtctaaataaagaaaataattcgCCTTTACATATTGCAGCTAAAGAAAACTTGAAAAATTTGtgtgatttatttttaaaatacaattttgatgaaacattaaaaaataataataatgaaacatataatgatattttaaaaaaacatgaaGAAAATGCTGCccataaaaatgaagaaaaagaaaatgtatataaagaaaaagaattacgaaaaagaaaaaattatgaacaggAAATGTTAAAAACGGACGtatctaattttttaaaattatacaatttAGAAAGTTTAGCTTCAAAATTTTACAAGCACAATTACATATATGTTGATCAAGCTTTCTTACAAATTCAAACTATTgccctaaaaaaaatgaacataagTAAAGACGaaaggaaattattttaCGAGGCCATtgataaatattatgaacaaaatgaaaaagagaaaaatgaaaaagatttGGAATATCAACGACTATTAgaagaacaaaaaaaaacaaaaatattaaaatatgttgCTCATGTCGTATTgcttatattcatttttctgtttatatatagtatagtTATATCGGTAAAACGGCGTGggcaaatatttttttaa